The Cucumis melo cultivar AY chromosome 6, USDA_Cmelo_AY_1.0, whole genome shotgun sequence genome includes a region encoding these proteins:
- the LOC103483681 gene encoding sulfate transporter 3.1, whose amino-acid sequence MGNADFECPHRVAIPPKKPFLDSLSSNLKETFFPDDPFKQFKNQPLPTQIFLWLKYFIPFLSWAPHYTLDFFKADLVAGITIASLAVPQGISYANLASIPPIIGLYSSFVPPLIYAMLGSSKDVAVGTVAVASLLMSAMLGKEVNPVEHPKQYVQLVFTATFFAGVFQASLGFLRLGLIVDFLSHATIVGFMGGAATVVCLQQLKGITGLVHFTHETDIVSVMRSLFTQLHKWRWESIVLGCCFLFFLLLTRYLSKKKPIFFWISALAPLTSVILGSLLVYLTHAEKHGVQVIGSLKKGLNPPSVSDLVFGSPHLAITIKTGIIIGIIGLAEGVAVGRSFAAFKNYHIDGNKEMIAFGMMNIVGSCTSCYLTAGPFSRTAVNFNAGCKTAVSNIVMAIALMITLLFLTPFFHYTPLVVLSAIIITAMLGLINYEEVIHLWKIDKFDFVVCLGAYIGVVFGSVETGLIVAITLSLLRVLLIMARPRTLVLGNIPNSTIYRSVDQYPTANRVPGILILQLEAPIYFANSNYLRERLSRWITDEEERIKTSGETSLQYIILDMSGVSSIDSSGISMLEEVKKSTERKGLKLVLCNPRSEVIKKLNEVKFIEAIGQEWIYLTVGEAVTACNFMLHTCKPNHAAAELNSLV is encoded by the exons ATGGGCAATGCAGATTTTGAATGCCCTCATCGAGTAGCCATTCCTCCCAAGAAGCCCTTCTTAGACTCCTTATCTTCCAATCTCAAAGAAACCTTCTTCCCTGATGACCCTTTCAAACAATTCAAAAACCAACCTTTACCCACACAAATCTTTCTATGGCTTAAATACTTCATTCCCTTCCTCAGTTGGGCTCCTCATTACACTTTGGACTTCTTTAAAGCTGACCTCGTTGCTGGTATCACCATCGCTAGTTTAGCTGTCCCTCAGGGTATTAGCTATGCCAATCTCGCTAGCATTCCTCCTATCATCGGACTTT ATTCGAGTTTCGTACCTCCGTTGATATACGCCATGCTTGGAAGCTCGAAAGATGTAGCGGTGGGGACAGTGGCGGTAGCATCGTTGCTTATGTCTGCCATGTTGGGAAAGGAAGTCAACCCCGTGGAGCATCCGAAGCAATATGTTCAGTTGGTTTTCACTGCCACTTTCTTCGCAGGAGTTTTTCAAGCTTCTCTTGGATTTCTAAG ATTAGGGCTTATTGTGGACTTTTTGTCGCATGCAACAATAGTAGGGTTCATGGGTGGTGCAGCAACGGTGGTCTGTCTTCAGCAATTAAAAGGCATAACCGGATTGGTTCATTTTACGCATGAGACTGATATTGTATCCGTTATGCGCTCTCTTTTTACTCAACTTCACAAG TGGAGATGGGAAAGTATTGTATTGGGTTgttgttttctcttctttctcctCCTCACAAGATATTTG AGCAAGAAGAAACCAATCTTCTTTTGGATAAGTGCATTGGCGCCTTTGACTTCGGTAATCTTGGGAAGTCTTCTCGTTTACTTAACCCACGCTGAAAAACATGGCGTTCAAGTG aTTGGGAGTTTGAAGAAAGGGTTGAATCCCCCTTCTGTATCTGATTTAGTATTTGGATCCCCTCATCTCGCCATTACTATCAAAACAGGGATCATCATCGGAATCATAGGCCTCGCT GAAGGGGTTGCAGTGGGAAGAAGTTTTGCTGCATTTAAGAATTACCACATTGATGGAAACAAGGAGATGATAGCATTTGGGATGATGAACATTGTTGGTTCTTGCACTTCTTGCTACCTTACTGCAG GCCCTTTCTCGAGGACTGCAGTGAATTTCAATGCAGGATGTAAAACTGCAGTTTCGAATATTGTCATGGCAATTGCTCTGATGATCACTCTGTTGTTTTTGACGCCATTTTTTCACTATACACCCCTGGTTGTGCTTTCTGCCATAATCATCACTGCTATGCTTGGCCTAATCAACTACGAAGAAGTCATCCACCTTTGGAAAATCGACAAATTTGACTTTGTCGTCTGCCTTGGTGCATATATCGGTGTTGTCTTTGGCAGTGTTGAAACAGGCTTGATCGTTGCG ATTACACTCTCTTTGTTAAGGGTGCTTCTCATCATGGCGAGGCCAAGAACTTTAGTACTAGGCAACATTCCCAACTCCACAATTTACAGAAGCGTTGATCAATACCCAACAGCCAACCGTGTGCCTGGAATTCTCATCCTTCAATTGGAGGCCCCAATCTACTTTGCCAACTCAAACTACCTAAGAGAAAG GCTTTCGAGGTGGATTACAGACGAAGAAGAGAGGATAAAAACATCAGGAGAAACCAGCTTGCAGTACATAATTCTAGACATGTCCG GCGTTAGTAGCATTGACTCAAGTGGAATCAGCATGCTTGAAGAGGTTAAGAAGAGTACTGAAAGAAAGGGTCTCAAA CTTGTGCTTTGCAATCCAAGAAGTGAAGTGATAAAAAAGTTAAACGAGGTGAAGTTCATCGAGGCGATCGGACAAGAATGGATCTATCTTACAGTGGGAGAGGCTGTAACAGCTTGCAACTTCATGCTCCACACTTGCAAGCCAAATCATGCTGCTGCTGAACTAAATTCACTCGTCTAG